The Acipenser ruthenus chromosome 27, fAciRut3.2 maternal haplotype, whole genome shotgun sequence genome includes a window with the following:
- the LOC117432406 gene encoding L-lactate dehydrogenase A chain-like encodes MATVKDKLIQEVKPGEPVVAGAKVTIVGVGQVGMACAISVLQSNVADDVTLIDVMKDKLKGEVMDLQHGSLFLKSTITAAEDYSETANSKLCIITAGVRQKEGESRLNLVQRNVEVFKHIIPNLAKYSPDAVLLVVSNPVDILTYVAWKLSGFPSHRVIGSGTNLDSARFRFLIGEKLKINSSSVHGYIIGEHGDSSVPVWSGTNVAGVTLQSLNPNLDTENDPEEWKKIHKQVVESAYEVIRLKGYTSWAIGLSVSTLAQSILKNLQIVHPVSCLVKDLHGIKEDVFLSLPCVLGSSGVCGVLKQPLKESETTHLKKSSETLWAVQKELKL; translated from the exons ATGGCAACTGTAAAGGACAAACTGATCCAGGAAGTTAAACCTGGAGAGCCTGTGGTGGCCGGAGCAAAGGTCACTATTGTAGGTGTGGGACAGGTGGGGATGGCCTGCGCGATCAGCGTTCTTCAGTCG AATGTAGCTGATGATGTTACATTGATTGATGTGATGAAGGACAAACTGAAGGGCGAAGTTATGGATTTACAACATGGCAGCCTCTTTCTGAAGAGCACCATCACAGCTGCTGAAG ACTATTCAGAGACAGCAAATTCCAAGTTGTGCATCATCACCGCTGGCGTTCGTCAAAAGGAAGGGGAGAGTCGCCTGAACCTGGTGCAGAGGAATGTTGAAGTGTTTAAGCACATCATCCCTAACCTGGCCAAGTACAGCCCAGATGCAGTCCTCCTTGTTGTTTCCAACCCAG TGGACATCCTGACCTACGTGGCTTGGAAGCTGAGTGGATTCCCCAGCCACCGTGTCATTGGCAGCGGCACCAATCTGGACTCTGCCAGGTTCCGCTTCCTGATTGGGGAGAAACTGAAGATCAACTCCAGTAGCGTCCATGGATACATCATCGGGGAACATGGGGACTCGAGCG TCCCTGTCTGGAGTGGAACCAATGTCGCTGGAGTCACTCTCCAGTCTCTGAACCCTAACCTGGATACAGAGAACGACCCTGAAGAATGGAAAAAAATTCACAAGCAAGTAGTGGAAAG CGCTTACGAAGTGATCAGGTTGAAGGGGTACACCTCTTGGGCCATTGGGCTGAGTGTGTCCACCCTTGCCCAGTCAATCTTGAAGAACCTCCAGATTGTCCACCCAGTATCCTGCCTCGTCAAG gacTTGCATGGAATTAAAGAAGACGTTTTCTTGAGTCTGCCCTGTGTCCTGGGTTCATCTGGGGTCTGTGGTGTCTTGAAACAGCCACTGAAAGAAAGTGAGACCACCCACCTGAAGAAAAGCAGCGAGACCCTCTGGGCCGTCCAGAAAGAGCTCAAATTGTAA